The following are encoded together in the Lysobacter silvisoli genome:
- a CDS encoding proline--tRNA ligase, with protein MRLSQFHLHTSKETPAEAEIVSHKLMLKAGMIRKLAAGLYTWSPLGLRVLRKVERAVREEMDAAGAIEVLMPSVQPKELWEETGRWEKFGGQLLKIQDRKEAWYCYGPTAEEVITDFARTELASYKQLPVNFYQVQTKFRDEIRPRFGVMRAREFLMKDAYSFHVSDEDLGREYRNMYDTYGRIFTRLGLKFRAVFADTGAIGGSASHEFHVLADSGEDAIAFSDGSDYAANVELAEAVSPGPRPAAAEALRRVDTPTQKTCEDVAALLGIALQRTVKSVAIVGADGEGQPQFALALVRGDHTVNEIKLSKLAGLGEYRLATEAEILEHLGANPGFLGPVAPAKPIRVIADRSVAALADFVVGANDNGYHLAGVNWGRDLAEPGEVADIRNAVAGDPSPDGQGTLGIARGIEVGHVFQLGRKYAEAMKLTVLDETGKAATPAMGCYGIGVSRIVAAAIEQNHDEAGICWPEAMAPWAAVVCVINPKNDAAVAEAALALYRDLNAAGVETALDDRGLRPGAMFADMELIGVPHRIVVSERGLAAGTYEYRQRRAAEAENLDRERLFQRLGQPA; from the coding sequence ATGCGTCTGTCGCAGTTCCACCTCCATACCAGCAAGGAAACCCCCGCCGAAGCCGAAATCGTCAGCCACAAGCTGATGCTCAAGGCCGGCATGATCCGCAAGCTCGCCGCCGGCCTGTACACCTGGTCGCCGCTGGGCCTGCGCGTGCTGCGCAAGGTCGAGCGCGCGGTGCGCGAGGAAATGGACGCCGCTGGCGCGATCGAGGTGCTGATGCCCTCGGTGCAGCCCAAGGAACTGTGGGAGGAGACCGGGCGTTGGGAGAAGTTCGGCGGCCAGCTGCTGAAGATCCAGGACCGCAAGGAAGCCTGGTACTGCTACGGCCCCACCGCCGAGGAAGTCATCACCGACTTCGCCCGCACCGAACTGGCCAGCTACAAGCAGCTGCCGGTGAATTTCTACCAGGTGCAGACCAAGTTCCGCGACGAGATCCGCCCGCGCTTCGGCGTGATGCGCGCGCGCGAATTCCTGATGAAGGACGCCTATTCCTTCCACGTCAGCGACGAGGACCTGGGCCGCGAATACCGCAACATGTACGACACCTACGGCCGCATCTTCACCCGCCTGGGCCTGAAGTTCCGCGCCGTATTCGCCGATACCGGCGCCATCGGCGGCAGCGCTTCGCACGAGTTCCACGTGCTGGCCGACTCCGGCGAGGACGCCATCGCCTTCTCCGACGGCTCCGATTACGCCGCCAACGTGGAACTGGCCGAGGCGGTCTCGCCCGGCCCGCGCCCGGCCGCCGCCGAGGCCCTGCGCCGCGTCGACACGCCCACCCAGAAGACCTGCGAGGACGTGGCCGCGCTGCTGGGCATCGCCCTGCAGCGCACGGTCAAGTCGGTGGCCATCGTCGGCGCCGACGGCGAAGGCCAGCCGCAGTTCGCCCTGGCCCTGGTGCGCGGCGACCACACGGTCAACGAGATCAAGCTGTCCAAGCTGGCGGGTCTGGGCGAGTACCGCCTGGCCACCGAGGCCGAAATCCTCGAGCACCTGGGCGCCAACCCGGGCTTCCTGGGCCCGGTCGCGCCGGCCAAGCCGATTCGCGTGATCGCCGACCGCAGCGTGGCGGCCCTGGCCGACTTCGTGGTCGGCGCCAACGACAACGGTTACCACTTGGCTGGCGTGAACTGGGGCCGCGACCTGGCCGAACCCGGCGAGGTCGCCGACATCCGCAACGCCGTGGCCGGCGACCCCTCGCCCGACGGCCAGGGCACCCTGGGCATCGCCCGCGGCATCGAGGTCGGCCACGTGTTCCAGCTGGGCCGCAAGTACGCCGAGGCGATGAAGCTGACCGTGCTGGACGAAACCGGCAAGGCCGCCACCCCGGCCATGGGCTGCTATGGCATCGGCGTGTCGCGCATCGTCGCCGCGGCGATCGAGCAGAACCACGACGAGGCCGGCATCTGCTGGCCCGAGGCGATGGCGCCGTGGGCGGCCGTGGTCTGCGTGATCAACCCCAAGAACGACGCCGCCGTGGCCGAGGCCGCGCTGGCGCTGTACCGCGACCTCAACGCCGCCGGCGTGGAAACCGCGCTCGACGACCGCGGCCTGCGCCCGGGCGCGATGTTCGCCGACATGGAATTGATCGGCGTGCCGCACCGGATCGTGGTGTCCGAACGCGGCCTGGCCGCGGGCACCTACGAATACCGCCAGCGCCGCGCCGCCGAGGCCGAAAACCTGGACCGCGAGCGCCTGTTCCAGCGCCTGGGCCAGCCGGCCTAA
- a CDS encoding H-NS family nucleoid-associated regulatory protein, which translates to MSIDLNSLSAKELESLIAQAKKRKTTLNKRKPIATVRKKLTQLAKAEGYDIAELFGNGAAPRAAKSAAAKPAAARKARKPLGKVAPKYRNPANTGETWTGRGKQPRWLAAYTGAGRKLDEFLIK; encoded by the coding sequence ATGTCGATCGACCTGAACTCGCTGTCCGCGAAAGAACTCGAATCGCTGATCGCGCAGGCGAAAAAGCGCAAGACCACGCTGAACAAGCGCAAGCCGATCGCCACGGTGCGCAAGAAGCTGACCCAGCTGGCCAAGGCCGAGGGCTACGACATCGCCGAGCTGTTCGGCAACGGCGCCGCCCCGCGTGCGGCCAAGTCCGCCGCCGCCAAGCCGGCCGCCGCGCGCAAGGCGCGCAAGCCGCTGGGCAAGGTCGCCCCCAAGTACCGCAATCCGGCCAACACCGGCGAGACCTGGACCGGCCGCGGCAAGCAGCCGCGCTGGCTGGCCGCCTACACCGGCGCCGGCCGCAAGCTCGACGAATTCCTGATCAAGTGA
- a CDS encoding ABC transporter permease: MASLYPAPRGPMTEPSTHAPQIAADAQTPSRLRLSGRWTLDHAHAISAALHGAPAGEVSVDATGVERLDSLGVLQLMRFARRRELDFDAFEFHEAHRALVVAIEDVADERPKKKREYGVYAALARLGYAVTDNWKEVLALVAFFGETLVKMLRLFKEPGRFRPTATVHHMEQVGLDAVPLIALLCYLVGAVVAFLGATILRDFGATIFVVELVSIAFLREFGVLLTAIVLAGRTASAFTAQIGAMVSREEVDAIRTLGMDPIDLLVIPRVLALLVMLPLLTFIAMIAGLLGGLTVGAYNLDIPPQQYLARMHDTMELRHVLVGLSKAPIFALLISLIGCLEGLQVQGTAQSVGERTTSSVVQAISLVIVIDAFAAIWFMEVGF, from the coding sequence ATGGCTAGCCTGTATCCTGCGCCCCGAGGCCCTATGACCGAACCGTCCACGCACGCGCCGCAGATCGCCGCCGACGCCCAGACGCCGTCGCGGTTGCGCCTTTCCGGGCGTTGGACCCTGGACCACGCGCACGCCATCTCCGCCGCGCTGCACGGCGCGCCCGCGGGCGAGGTCAGCGTGGACGCCACCGGCGTGGAGCGGCTGGACTCGCTGGGCGTGCTGCAGCTGATGCGCTTCGCGCGCCGGCGCGAGCTGGACTTCGACGCCTTCGAATTCCACGAAGCGCACCGCGCCCTGGTCGTGGCGATCGAGGACGTGGCCGACGAGCGGCCCAAGAAGAAGCGCGAGTACGGCGTCTACGCGGCGCTGGCGCGCCTGGGCTACGCGGTCACCGACAACTGGAAGGAAGTGCTGGCCCTGGTCGCCTTCTTCGGCGAAACCCTGGTCAAGATGCTGCGCCTGTTCAAGGAGCCCGGCCGCTTCCGCCCCACCGCCACCGTCCACCACATGGAGCAGGTGGGCCTGGATGCGGTGCCGCTGATCGCGCTGCTGTGCTACCTGGTCGGCGCGGTGGTGGCGTTCCTGGGCGCGACCATCCTGCGCGACTTCGGCGCCACCATTTTTGTGGTCGAACTGGTCAGCATCGCCTTCCTGCGCGAGTTCGGCGTGCTGCTGACCGCGATCGTGCTGGCCGGCCGCACCGCCAGCGCGTTCACCGCGCAGATCGGCGCCATGGTCAGCCGCGAGGAAGTGGACGCGATCCGCACCCTGGGCATGGACCCGATCGACCTGCTGGTGATCCCGCGCGTGCTGGCGCTGCTGGTGATGCTGCCGCTGCTGACCTTCATCGCCATGATCGCCGGCCTGCTCGGCGGCCTGACCGTGGGCGCCTACAACCTGGATATTCCGCCGCAGCAGTACCTGGCGCGGATGCACGACACCATGGAGCTGCGCCACGTGCTGGTGGGCCTGTCCAAGGCGCCGATCTTCGCCCTGCTGATCAGCCTGATCGGCTGCCTGGAAGGCCTGCAGGTGCAGGGCACCGCGCAGTCGGTGGGCGAACGCACCACCTCCAGCGTGGTCCAGGCGATCTCGCTGGTGATCGTGATCGACGCCTTCGCCGCGATCTGGTTCATGGAGGTCGGGTTCTGA
- a CDS encoding threonine/serine ThrE exporter family protein, whose amino-acid sequence MSTPAPLSATSYAARIAFVVELAERLHAYGTTAQRLEGAVTAVAQRLRLECEPWSNPTGLILTFSDPHRAPGESDTTRVIRMPPGENDLYKLSETDRIAEDVMAGRLDLAAGHAALQALDRPRSARWRAMQVIAFGLAAAAVGALLRLPWLDIAVAGVNGLMIGLLIELSGMRPRLKEAVDAVAAMLAAGMAVLVASFVGPLNQNTVIIASLIVLLPGMALTNAVNELTSQHLVSGTARFAGALTTVVKLAVGTIIALYLADLLGLKPLIQASRPQPAWVEWVGLALAAYAFAVLFRAHRSDYPKVMAAAAGGYLISRFAGEAWGSPAGIFLAALCLTAAGNAYARWGKRPGAIVRVPGIIMLVPGSVSLRGLLTLIQQQDMEVGQDAVLAVINILLALIAGLLFGNLLLPARRNL is encoded by the coding sequence ATGTCCACGCCCGCCCCTTTGAGCGCGACCAGTTACGCCGCACGCATCGCGTTCGTGGTCGAGCTGGCCGAGCGCCTGCACGCCTACGGCACCACCGCCCAGCGCCTGGAGGGCGCGGTCACCGCGGTGGCGCAACGCCTGCGCCTGGAATGTGAGCCCTGGTCCAACCCCACCGGCCTGATCCTGACCTTCAGCGATCCCCACCGCGCGCCCGGCGAAAGCGACACCACCCGGGTGATCCGGATGCCGCCGGGCGAGAACGACCTGTACAAGCTCAGCGAAACCGACCGCATCGCCGAAGACGTGATGGCCGGCCGCCTGGACCTGGCCGCGGGCCACGCCGCGCTGCAGGCGCTGGACCGGCCGCGCAGCGCGCGCTGGCGGGCGATGCAGGTGATCGCCTTCGGCCTGGCCGCGGCGGCGGTGGGCGCGCTGCTGCGGCTGCCGTGGCTGGACATCGCCGTGGCCGGCGTCAACGGCCTGATGATCGGCCTGCTGATCGAACTGTCCGGCATGCGCCCGCGCCTGAAGGAAGCGGTGGACGCGGTGGCGGCGATGCTCGCCGCGGGCATGGCGGTGCTGGTGGCCAGCTTCGTCGGCCCGCTCAACCAGAACACCGTGATCATCGCCTCGCTGATCGTGCTGCTGCCCGGCATGGCGCTGACCAATGCGGTCAACGAACTCACCAGCCAGCACCTGGTCTCCGGCACCGCGCGCTTCGCCGGCGCGCTGACCACGGTGGTCAAGCTGGCCGTGGGCACCATCATCGCCCTGTACCTGGCCGACCTGCTCGGGCTCAAGCCGCTGATCCAGGCCTCGCGGCCGCAGCCGGCCTGGGTGGAGTGGGTGGGCCTGGCCCTGGCCGCCTACGCCTTCGCGGTGCTGTTCCGCGCCCACCGCAGCGATTACCCCAAGGTGATGGCGGCCGCGGCCGGCGGTTATCTGATTTCGCGCTTCGCCGGCGAGGCCTGGGGCAGCCCGGCCGGCATCTTCCTGGCCGCGCTGTGCCTGACCGCGGCCGGCAATGCCTACGCGCGCTGGGGCAAGCGCCCGGGCGCGATCGTGCGCGTGCCCGGCATCATCATGCTGGTGCCCGGCAGCGTGAGCCTGCGCGGCCTGCTGACCCTGATCCAGCAGCAGGACATGGAGGTCGGCCAGGACGCGGTGCTGGCGGTGATCAACATATTGCTGGCGCTGATCGCCGGCCTGCTGTTCGGCAATTTGTTGCTGCCGGCGCGGCGGAATCTCTGA
- a CDS encoding valine--tRNA ligase, giving the protein MSLVSSYDPKQFEARLYAQWENSGVFQPRGEGPAYTILLPPPNVTGTLHMGHAFQHTLQDALIRYHRMRGYRTLWQMGTDHAGIATEMVVSRNLAIEGKGDTRDSLGRDRFIGKVWEWKQHSGDTIERQMRRLGASGDWSRSVFTMDPMASNAVTEAFVRLHEKGLIYRGQRLVNWDPVLKTAISDLEVSSEEENGHMWSIRYPLADGVTYEYVERDADGNEVLRETRDYVVVATTRPETMLGDTAVMVHPQDERYTALHGKFVDLPLTGRRIPVITDDYVDRAFGTGVVKVTPAHDFNDYAVGLRHSLLSISVFAPDASVWTAAGPTALKHVLSSADPNFTKIDFDSATPQQKQYADDFALFSEHGMAAIVEKYIPAAYRGLDRFEARKMIVADLDVAELLVEVKAHRLQVPRGDRSGQVIEPYLTDQWFVKMDTLAQRGLELVESGQIKFVPSNWINTYRHWLENIQDWTISRQLWWGHRIPAWNVRSGETDFTLLIGEVVARTEAEAEASAHALLLAKLGRDNYEKVKDGIELVQDPDVLETWFSSAMFPFSTQGWPNEDQMGELGFDVALPTSVLVTGFDIIFFWVARMIMMTDELVGRVPFRDVYITGLVRDKDGQKMSKSKGNILDPLDIIDGITAEALVSKRTTGLMKPQDAPKIEKATRKEFPDGIPAFGADALRFTMAALAGPGRDIKFDLGRAEGYKNFCNKLWNATRFVLMNTEGASYSGAPQPKTDAERWILSRLAQVAAEAHTQFAAYRFDLLAQALYEFAWNEFCDWFVELAKPALQGEDQAAADSTRHTLLYVLERLLSLLHPLIPFVTEELWQQVAPKLGIAETTVMLRPYPQAGDTGADHSAAEADVEWLKAMVTALRKIRSELNVAPGKTVTLLLSGGNDSDRSRAARFDSQLRFLTRLERVEALAAGAASPAAATGVVGELTLLVPLEGLVDLGAERTRLDKELKRVQGEIGKCEGKLSSETFVQNAPAAVVEQERKRLADWRQQLEALQAQRDKLG; this is encoded by the coding sequence ATGTCCCTCGTCTCCAGCTACGACCCCAAGCAGTTCGAAGCCCGCCTGTACGCGCAATGGGAGAACAGCGGGGTATTCCAGCCGCGCGGCGAGGGCCCGGCCTACACCATCCTGCTGCCGCCGCCGAACGTCACCGGCACCCTGCACATGGGTCACGCCTTCCAGCACACGCTGCAGGACGCGCTGATCCGCTACCACCGCATGCGCGGCTATCGCACGCTGTGGCAGATGGGCACCGACCACGCCGGCATCGCCACGGAAATGGTGGTCAGCCGCAACCTGGCGATCGAAGGCAAGGGCGACACCCGCGACTCGCTCGGCCGCGACCGCTTCATCGGCAAGGTCTGGGAGTGGAAGCAGCACTCCGGCGACACCATCGAGCGCCAGATGCGCCGCCTGGGCGCCAGCGGCGACTGGTCGCGCAGCGTGTTCACCATGGACCCGATGGCGTCCAATGCGGTCACCGAAGCCTTCGTGCGCCTGCACGAAAAGGGCCTGATCTACCGCGGCCAGCGCCTGGTCAACTGGGACCCGGTGCTGAAGACCGCGATCTCCGACCTGGAAGTGAGCAGCGAGGAAGAGAACGGCCACATGTGGTCGATCCGCTACCCGCTGGCCGACGGCGTCACCTACGAATACGTGGAGCGCGACGCCGACGGCAACGAGGTCCTGCGCGAGACCCGCGACTACGTGGTGGTCGCCACCACCCGGCCGGAAACCATGCTCGGCGACACCGCGGTGATGGTGCATCCGCAGGACGAGCGCTATACGGCGCTGCACGGCAAGTTCGTCGACCTGCCGCTGACCGGCCGCCGCATCCCGGTCATCACCGACGACTACGTCGATCGCGCGTTCGGCACCGGCGTGGTCAAGGTCACCCCTGCGCACGACTTCAACGACTACGCGGTGGGCCTGCGCCATTCGCTGCTGTCGATCAGCGTCTTCGCGCCCGATGCGTCGGTCTGGACCGCCGCGGGCCCGACCGCGCTCAAGCATGTGCTGTCGTCGGCCGACCCGAACTTCACCAAGATCGACTTCGACAGCGCCACGCCGCAGCAGAAGCAGTACGCGGACGATTTCGCGTTGTTCAGCGAACACGGCATGGCCGCGATCGTCGAGAAGTACATTCCGGCGGCTTACCGCGGCCTGGATCGTTTCGAGGCGCGCAAGATGATCGTCGCCGACCTCGACGTGGCCGAGTTGCTGGTGGAGGTCAAGGCGCACCGCCTGCAGGTGCCGCGCGGCGACCGCAGCGGCCAGGTGATCGAGCCCTACCTGACCGACCAGTGGTTCGTGAAGATGGACACGCTGGCCCAGCGCGGCTTGGAACTGGTCGAGTCGGGCCAGATCAAGTTCGTGCCGTCGAACTGGATCAACACCTACCGCCACTGGCTGGAGAACATCCAGGACTGGACCATTTCGCGTCAGCTCTGGTGGGGCCACCGCATTCCGGCCTGGAACGTGCGTTCGGGCGAGACGGATTTCACCCTGCTCATCGGCGAGGTGGTCGCGCGCACCGAGGCGGAAGCCGAGGCGTCCGCGCACGCCTTGCTGCTGGCCAAGCTGGGCCGCGACAACTACGAGAAGGTCAAGGACGGCATCGAGCTGGTCCAGGACCCGGACGTGCTGGAAACCTGGTTCTCCTCGGCCATGTTCCCGTTCAGCACCCAGGGCTGGCCCAACGAAGACCAGATGGGCGAACTGGGCTTCGATGTCGCCCTGCCGACCAGCGTGCTGGTCACCGGCTTCGACATCATCTTCTTCTGGGTCGCACGCATGATCATGATGACCGACGAGCTGGTCGGTCGCGTGCCCTTCCGCGACGTCTACATCACCGGTCTGGTCCGCGACAAGGACGGCCAGAAGATGTCCAAGTCCAAGGGCAATATCCTCGACCCGCTGGACATCATCGACGGCATCACCGCCGAGGCGCTGGTGAGCAAGCGCACCACCGGCCTGATGAAGCCGCAGGACGCGCCGAAGATCGAAAAGGCCACGCGCAAGGAATTCCCCGACGGCATTCCGGCCTTCGGTGCCGACGCGCTGCGCTTCACCATGGCCGCGCTGGCCGGCCCCGGCCGCGACATCAAGTTCGACCTGGGCCGCGCCGAGGGCTACAAGAACTTCTGCAACAAGCTGTGGAACGCGACCCGCTTCGTGTTGATGAACACCGAAGGCGCGAGCTACAGCGGCGCGCCGCAGCCCAAGACCGACGCCGAGCGCTGGATCCTCTCGCGCCTGGCGCAGGTGGCGGCCGAGGCCCACACGCAGTTCGCCGCCTATCGCTTCGACCTGCTCGCGCAGGCGCTGTACGAGTTCGCCTGGAACGAGTTCTGCGACTGGTTCGTGGAGTTGGCCAAGCCGGCGCTGCAGGGCGAGGACCAGGCCGCCGCCGACAGCACCCGCCACACCCTGCTGTACGTGCTCGAGCGCCTGCTGTCGCTGCTGCACCCGCTGATTCCGTTCGTGACCGAGGAGCTGTGGCAGCAGGTGGCGCCCAAGCTGGGCATCGCCGAAACCACGGTGATGCTGCGCCCGTATCCGCAGGCCGGCGACACCGGCGCCGATCACTCGGCGGCCGAAGCCGACGTGGAGTGGCTGAAGGCGATGGTGACCGCGCTGCGCAAGATCCGCAGCGAGCTCAACGTGGCCCCCGGCAAGACCGTGACCCTGCTGCTGTCCGGCGGCAACGACAGCGACCGCTCGCGCGCGGCGCGCTTCGATTCGCAGCTGCGCTTCCTGACCCGCCTGGAGCGCGTGGAAGCGCTGGCCGCGGGCGCCGCGAGCCCGGCCGCCGCCACCGGCGTGGTCGGCGAGCTGACCCTGCTGGTGCCGCTGGAAGGCCTGGTCGACCTGGGCGCCGAACGTACGCGGCTGGACAAGGAACTCAAGCGCGTGCAGGGCGAGATCGGCAAATGCGAGGGCAAGCTGTCCAGCGAAACCTTCGTGCAGAACGCCCCGGCGGCGGTGGTCGAACAGGAGCGCAAGCGCCTGGCCGATTGGCGCCAGCAGCTGGAGGCCTTGCAGGCGCAGCGGGACAAGCTGGGCTGA
- a CDS encoding DUF4124 domain-containing protein: protein MTRPIPPALARALRSTWLGAALCALALPALAGEVYQWKDANGVTHYSDSPPPNQGNAKSRLIVPKTGTPSVTQAKTAESADCTTARTNLKQLQGTTPLGLDADKDGKADAVFTSEQRAAQTKLAEASVAAYCKPAVPAAQ, encoded by the coding sequence ATGACCCGCCCCATTCCCCCTGCCCTCGCCCGTGCGCTGCGTTCGACGTGGCTGGGCGCCGCGCTGTGCGCGCTGGCGCTGCCCGCCCTGGCCGGCGAGGTGTACCAGTGGAAGGACGCCAACGGCGTCACCCACTACTCCGATTCGCCGCCGCCGAACCAGGGCAACGCCAAGAGCCGCCTGATCGTGCCCAAGACCGGCACGCCCTCGGTCACCCAGGCCAAGACCGCCGAAAGCGCCGACTGCACCACCGCGCGCACCAACCTCAAGCAGCTGCAGGGCACCACCCCGCTGGGCCTGGACGCCGACAAGGACGGCAAGGCCGACGCGGTGTTCACCTCCGAGCAGCGCGCCGCGCAGACCAAGCTGGCCGAGGCCTCGGTGGCGGCATATTGCAAGCCGGCGGTGCCGGCGGCTCAGTAA
- a CDS encoding ABC transporter ATP-binding protein — MSHARADDAPHPAPADDGAPIIRVRGLVNRFGEQTVHDGLDLDVRRGEIIGVVGGSGTGKSVLMRSILGLRRPDEGDIQVLGIDARSDDPARRREIERNTGVLFQDGALFSSLTVGENVQVPLKEYHGDLPDTLRYELALLKVKLAGLPADAINKLPSQLSGGMRKRAGLARALALDPPLLFLDEPTAGLDPIGAAAFDRLIRTLQQALGLTVFLITHDLDTLYAICDRIAVLADKKVIACAPMAEIEQLDHPWAHEYFHGPRARAAQVARERNARSA; from the coding sequence CTGAGCCACGCCCGCGCCGACGACGCCCCCCATCCCGCGCCTGCCGACGACGGCGCGCCGATCATCCGCGTGCGCGGTCTGGTCAACCGCTTCGGCGAACAGACCGTGCACGACGGCCTGGACCTGGACGTGCGCCGCGGCGAAATCATCGGCGTGGTCGGCGGCTCGGGCACCGGCAAGTCGGTGCTGATGCGCTCGATCCTGGGCCTGCGCCGGCCCGATGAAGGCGACATCCAAGTGCTCGGCATCGACGCGCGCAGCGACGATCCGGCGCGGCGCCGCGAGATCGAGCGCAACACCGGCGTGCTGTTCCAGGACGGCGCGCTGTTCTCGTCGCTGACCGTGGGCGAGAACGTGCAGGTGCCGCTGAAGGAGTATCACGGCGACCTGCCCGACACGCTGCGTTACGAGCTGGCCCTGCTCAAGGTCAAGCTGGCCGGCTTGCCCGCGGACGCGATCAACAAGCTGCCCTCGCAGCTGTCCGGCGGCATGCGCAAGCGTGCCGGCCTGGCGCGCGCGCTGGCGCTGGACCCGCCGCTGCTGTTCCTGGACGAACCCACCGCCGGCCTGGACCCGATCGGCGCGGCGGCGTTCGACCGTTTGATCCGCACCCTGCAGCAGGCGCTGGGCCTGACCGTGTTCCTGATCACCCACGACCTGGACACCCTGTACGCGATCTGCGACCGCATCGCGGTGCTGGCCGACAAGAAAGTGATCGCCTGCGCGCCGATGGCCGAGATCGAACAGCTCGACCATCCCTGGGCGCACGAGTATTTCCACGGCCCGCGCGCACGCGCCGCGCAGGTCGCGCGCGAGCGCAACGCCCGTTCCGCCTGA
- the rimI gene encoding ribosomal protein S18-alanine N-acetyltransferase yields the protein MREADLEAVHAIEIRAYEFPWTLGIFRDCLRADYPSWVLYRGECILGYFLMSLAAGEAHVLNVCVTPDEQGHGHGRRLLLALLQIARGRGAERVFLEVRPSNPNAIALYHAEGFNEIGRRPRYYPARDGREDALVMAMELLPPEAP from the coding sequence ATGCGCGAGGCCGACCTGGAGGCGGTGCACGCGATCGAGATCCGCGCCTACGAATTCCCCTGGACCCTGGGCATCTTCCGCGACTGCCTGCGCGCCGATTATCCGTCGTGGGTGCTGTACCGCGGCGAGTGCATCCTGGGCTATTTCCTGATGAGCCTGGCCGCCGGCGAGGCGCACGTGCTCAACGTCTGCGTGACGCCCGACGAACAGGGCCACGGCCACGGCCGTCGCCTGCTGCTGGCGCTGCTGCAGATCGCGCGCGGCCGCGGCGCTGAGCGCGTGTTCCTGGAAGTGCGCCCGTCCAATCCCAACGCGATCGCGCTGTACCACGCCGAGGGTTTCAACGAGATCGGCAGGCGCCCACGCTATTACCCGGCCCGCGATGGGCGCGAGGACGCGCTGGTGATGGCGATGGAGCTGCTGCCGCCCGAGGCGCCGTAA
- a CDS encoding alanine acetyltransferase has translation MSLWSAQQREWLQALGHPAMVLAGAEPVRAAEPAPVSPPPRASAPVAAPARAAAPPASAAQDPLLRAVLRAAGVRAGEAPDSQVLALYDAAALRGAPAAKRALWPLLRGLRRSRRR, from the coding sequence GTGAGTTTGTGGAGCGCGCAGCAGCGCGAGTGGCTGCAGGCGCTGGGGCATCCGGCGATGGTGCTGGCGGGCGCCGAGCCGGTGCGGGCGGCCGAGCCTGCCCCTGTGTCGCCGCCGCCGCGTGCGTCGGCACCGGTTGCCGCGCCCGCGCGCGCTGCGGCGCCGCCCGCGTCCGCCGCCCAGGACCCGTTGCTGCGCGCGGTGCTGCGCGCGGCCGGCGTGCGCGCCGGCGAGGCGCCCGACAGCCAGGTGCTGGCCCTGTACGACGCGGCCGCCCTGCGCGGTGCGCCCGCGGCCAAGCGCGCGCTGTGGCCGCTGCTGCGCGGCCTGCGCCGGAGCCGCCGCAGGTGA
- the pssA gene encoding CDP-diacylglycerol--serine O-phosphatidyltransferase, whose amino-acid sequence MPTPTPRPRGRGIYLLPNLFTTGGLFAGFYAIIAATQGRYGTACVAIFIAAILDGVDGRVARLTNTQSEFGVQYDSLADLISFGLAPALVMFHWALESMKHDGPMPGKIGWIAAFLYAACAALRLARFNSQVGQVDKRWFIGLASPAAAGLVASFVWTCDELGWTGEELRYFALAVTVIAGLLMVSRLRYFSFKGGGPKHDRVPFLAILIVVVVVIAIAIDPPSVLLLIFAPYALSGPVYALYRRARRLPPADVGTSP is encoded by the coding sequence ATGCCTACGCCTACGCCCCGACCGCGCGGACGCGGCATCTATTTGCTGCCGAATCTGTTCACCACCGGCGGCCTGTTCGCCGGTTTCTACGCCATCATCGCCGCCACCCAGGGGCGCTACGGCACCGCCTGCGTGGCCATCTTCATCGCCGCCATCCTGGACGGCGTGGACGGCCGCGTCGCGCGCCTGACCAACACCCAGAGCGAGTTCGGCGTGCAGTACGACTCGCTGGCCGACCTGATCAGCTTCGGCCTGGCGCCGGCCCTGGTGATGTTCCACTGGGCGCTGGAGTCGATGAAACACGACGGCCCCATGCCCGGCAAAATCGGCTGGATCGCCGCCTTCCTGTACGCCGCCTGCGCCGCGCTGCGCCTGGCGCGGTTCAATTCCCAGGTGGGCCAGGTCGACAAGCGCTGGTTCATCGGCCTGGCCAGCCCGGCCGCGGCGGGGCTGGTGGCCAGCTTCGTCTGGACCTGCGACGAACTGGGCTGGACCGGCGAGGAGCTGCGCTATTTCGCCCTGGCCGTGACCGTGATCGCCGGCCTGCTGATGGTCAGCCGGCTGCGTTACTTCAGCTTCAAGGGCGGCGGCCCCAAGCACGACCGGGTGCCGTTCCTGGCGATCCTGATCGTGGTGGTGGTGGTGATCGCCATCGCCATCGATCCGCCCAGCGTGTTGCTGCTGATCTTCGCGCCTTATGCGCTGTCCGGGCCGGTGTACGCGCTGTACCGGCGTGCGCGCCGGCTGCCGCCGGCCGACGTGGGGACGTCCCCGTGA